A genomic segment from Actinomadura hallensis encodes:
- a CDS encoding AMP-binding protein, which yields MRKEMLESFVLGDVLRSQAQAHRRQPFLRFRDGEITYGEVDAAADRMARRLAGAGVEPGDHVALMLPNCADFVHLIFALARLGAVAVPVNVAYRGELLRHVLDGSDSRWLVIDGSYAERIPEIAERLPKLDGVIVRDAAASGVLLERLGRPARELSALPEDGDGRVEAPVRFSDLQAIMYTSGTTGPSKGAMVPHALALTCAYDSLEFLDRWGKTIYCPLPLFHAAGLWDGMLSALLGGGTIAIVERFSASRFWDDVRRFDARVCMSVFSMIPILLNRPPSARDRDHPLETFYMGKSSLDEPLRERFGVRSVETYTSTEAGIATGSPYGEWRTGSCGRAHEERFHVAVVDEEDREVGPGEPGELVLRPKQPFVLTTGYYGDWEATTRCFRNMWFHTGDRVWRDDDGYFYFLDRMKDAIRRRGENISAFDLETEINRHPAVLECAAIGVPSELEDEDIKVSIVVQPDTGMEPAELIAYCEERLPRSMVPRYVEFVDALPRTPTDKIAKYRLREQGDRGITETTWDREADGR from the coding sequence ATGCGCAAGGAGATGCTGGAGAGCTTCGTCCTCGGCGACGTTCTCCGGTCGCAGGCGCAGGCACACCGACGGCAGCCGTTCCTCAGGTTCCGGGACGGCGAGATCACCTACGGCGAGGTCGACGCGGCCGCCGACCGGATGGCCCGCAGGCTGGCCGGAGCCGGGGTCGAACCCGGCGACCACGTCGCGCTCATGCTCCCGAACTGCGCCGACTTCGTGCATCTGATCTTCGCGCTGGCGCGGCTCGGCGCGGTCGCCGTGCCGGTCAACGTCGCCTACCGCGGGGAGCTGCTGCGGCACGTGCTGGACGGCTCCGACTCGCGCTGGCTCGTCATCGACGGGTCCTACGCGGAGCGGATCCCCGAGATCGCGGAGCGGCTGCCGAAGCTGGACGGGGTGATCGTGCGGGACGCGGCCGCGAGCGGGGTGCTGCTGGAGCGGCTGGGCAGGCCCGCGCGGGAGCTGTCGGCCCTGCCGGAGGACGGGGACGGGCGCGTCGAGGCCCCGGTGCGGTTCTCCGACCTGCAGGCGATCATGTACACGTCCGGGACGACGGGCCCCTCCAAGGGCGCGATGGTGCCGCACGCGCTGGCGCTGACCTGCGCCTACGACTCGCTGGAGTTCCTCGACCGGTGGGGCAAGACGATCTACTGCCCGCTGCCGCTGTTCCACGCGGCGGGGCTGTGGGACGGGATGCTGTCGGCGCTGCTGGGCGGCGGGACGATCGCGATCGTGGAGCGGTTCAGCGCGTCGCGGTTCTGGGACGACGTGCGCCGCTTCGACGCCCGGGTGTGCATGAGCGTGTTCTCGATGATCCCGATCCTGCTGAACCGGCCGCCGTCCGCGCGGGACCGCGACCACCCGCTGGAGACGTTCTACATGGGCAAGTCGAGCCTGGACGAGCCGCTGCGGGAGCGTTTCGGGGTCCGTTCGGTGGAGACCTATACGAGCACCGAGGCGGGCATCGCGACCGGAAGCCCCTACGGCGAGTGGCGCACCGGCTCGTGCGGGCGGGCTCACGAGGAGCGCTTCCACGTCGCGGTGGTGGACGAGGAGGACCGGGAGGTGGGCCCGGGGGAGCCGGGCGAGCTGGTGCTGCGGCCGAAGCAGCCGTTCGTCCTGACGACCGGCTACTACGGCGACTGGGAGGCGACCACCCGCTGCTTCAGGAACATGTGGTTCCACACCGGAGACCGGGTATGGCGCGATGACGACGGCTACTTCTACTTCCTTGACCGGATGAAGGACGCGATCCGCCGCCGCGGCGAGAACATCTCGGCCTTCGACCTGGAGACGGAGATCAACCGGCATCCGGCGGTGCTGGAGTGCGCCGCCATCGGCGTTCCGTCGGAACTGGAGGACGAGGACATCAAGGTGTCGATCGTGGTGCAGCCGGACACCGGCATGGAACCGGCGGAGCTGATCGCGTACTGCGAGGAGCGGCTGCCGCGGTCGATGGTGCCGCGGTACGTCGAGTTCGTGGACGCGCTGCCCCGCACCCCCACCGACAAGATCGCCAAGTACCGGCTGCGGGAGCAGGGCGACCGCGGCATCACCGAGACGACCTGGGACCGGGAGGCGGACGGCCGGTGA
- a CDS encoding acyl-CoA dehydrogenase family protein, with product MNWDDTPEQAAFRREVRAFIEDRFPASYRPAHDEEQSLEPEDVAGYNWPVDRVSDDPERREGAREWAAALAERGWIAPHWPREYGGAGLSAMEEFVLHEEMMRARVPTVNGIGAFLLGPTLLVHGTEEQKARHLPPIARGEVTWAQGFSEPGSGSDLASLRTRAVRDGDEYVVDGQKVWTSLGQYADWLFVLVRTDPDAERPHRGITFLLVEADAPGVTIRPITDIRGAAPFCEIFFEGVRVPVADRVGEENRGWYVAMSALGFERAGIGATIKYEQALAELVAYLRSPEGARFARRSPALRQEIARRQTEVRVLYNLARYTVSRQAAGEEPGFEASVNQLFGAELHQRLARTGARAFGRSAALWDREGAPLGALFTHMCRDSVASTFLGGTTEIQRNVIATRGLDLPRG from the coding sequence GTGAACTGGGACGACACGCCGGAGCAGGCCGCCTTCCGCCGCGAGGTGCGCGCCTTCATCGAGGACCGCTTCCCCGCCTCCTACCGCCCGGCGCACGACGAGGAGCAGAGCCTCGAACCCGAGGACGTCGCGGGCTACAACTGGCCCGTCGACCGGGTCTCCGACGACCCGGAGCGGCGCGAGGGCGCGCGGGAGTGGGCGGCGGCGCTGGCCGAGCGGGGCTGGATCGCGCCGCACTGGCCGCGGGAGTACGGCGGCGCGGGGCTGTCGGCCATGGAGGAGTTCGTCCTGCACGAGGAGATGATGCGGGCGCGGGTGCCGACGGTGAACGGCATCGGCGCGTTCCTCCTCGGCCCGACGCTGCTGGTGCACGGCACGGAGGAGCAGAAGGCCCGGCACCTGCCGCCGATCGCGAGGGGCGAGGTGACGTGGGCGCAGGGGTTCTCCGAGCCCGGCTCCGGTTCCGACCTGGCGTCGCTGCGGACCCGCGCCGTGCGCGACGGCGACGAGTACGTGGTGGACGGCCAGAAGGTGTGGACGTCCCTGGGGCAGTACGCCGACTGGCTGTTCGTCCTGGTGCGCACCGACCCCGACGCCGAGCGGCCGCACAGAGGGATCACGTTCCTGCTGGTCGAGGCGGACGCGCCGGGCGTGACGATCCGCCCGATCACCGACATCAGGGGCGCCGCGCCGTTCTGCGAGATCTTCTTCGAGGGCGTCCGGGTGCCGGTGGCGGACCGCGTCGGCGAGGAGAACCGCGGCTGGTACGTCGCGATGTCCGCGCTCGGCTTCGAGCGGGCGGGGATCGGCGCCACGATCAAGTACGAGCAGGCGCTCGCCGAGCTGGTCGCCTACCTGCGGTCGCCGGAGGGCGCGCGGTTCGCCCGGCGGAGCCCGGCGCTGCGCCAGGAGATCGCGCGGCGGCAGACCGAGGTCCGGGTGCTGTACAACCTGGCCCGCTACACGGTGTCGCGGCAGGCGGCGGGCGAGGAGCCCGGTTTCGAGGCGTCCGTCAACCAGCTGTTCGGCGCCGAGCTGCACCAGCGGCTGGCCCGCACCGGCGCGCGCGCGTTCGGGCGGTCCGCCGCCCTCTGGGACCGCGAGGGGGCTCCCCTCGGCGCCCTGTTCACCCACATGTGCCGGGACTCGGTGGCCTCCACGTTCCTCGGCGGCACCACCGAGATCCAGCGCAACGTCATCGCGACCCGGGGCCTGGACCTGCCCCGCGGCTGA
- a CDS encoding enoyl-CoA hydratase/isomerase family protein — protein sequence MPDENDYETVDLRIEERVAWLTLNRPEKLNALTPTTMTELRDIFTRVDDDEDVCVVVLRGAGERAFCAGMDLAWSEKLTPRERVEQGRLGEKTFAMMERLSVPVIAAVHGYAVGGGLELALAADFIVASSNAKVGLVEITLSARPPYRPKMTEDGDPDQPEFGGSAPGWGGVKRLPERIGKARAKELLFTGARIDADRALRLGLVNDVYPEDEFDKRVGELAERIAAMNRYNLRLVKELVTYGYDWIEPHPS from the coding sequence ATGCCCGACGAGAACGACTACGAGACCGTCGATCTGCGCATCGAGGAGAGAGTCGCCTGGCTGACGCTGAACCGGCCGGAGAAGCTCAACGCGCTGACCCCGACGACGATGACGGAGCTGCGCGACATCTTCACCCGCGTCGACGACGACGAGGACGTGTGCGTCGTGGTCCTGCGCGGCGCGGGCGAGCGCGCGTTCTGCGCCGGGATGGACCTCGCCTGGTCGGAGAAGCTGACGCCGCGGGAGCGGGTCGAGCAGGGCCGGCTCGGGGAGAAGACGTTCGCGATGATGGAGCGCCTCTCGGTCCCGGTGATCGCGGCCGTGCACGGCTACGCCGTCGGCGGCGGGCTGGAGCTGGCGCTGGCGGCCGACTTCATCGTGGCGTCGAGCAACGCGAAGGTGGGGCTGGTCGAGATCACCCTGTCGGCGCGCCCGCCGTACCGGCCGAAGATGACCGAGGACGGCGACCCCGACCAGCCGGAGTTCGGCGGGTCCGCGCCCGGCTGGGGCGGCGTGAAGCGGCTGCCGGAGCGCATCGGCAAGGCCCGCGCGAAGGAGCTGCTGTTCACCGGCGCGCGCATCGACGCGGACCGGGCGCTGCGGCTGGGGCTGGTCAACGACGTGTACCCCGAGGACGAGTTCGACAAGCGGGTCGGCGAGCTGGCCGAGCGCATCGCGGCGATGAACCGCTACAACCTGCGCCTCGTCAAGGAACTGGTCACCTACGGCTACGACTGGATCGAGCCGCACCCGAGCTAG
- a CDS encoding VOC family protein, with amino-acid sequence MQIYRIDHVSQAAADLDAQVGLLEGLFGFRRVRAWDNPAEGVRGARLEIPGGPGQAWEVVAPAGDRSALRAWLDERGGRPGLHHVGAEVPDLAAARAELESRGIKPAEGPDGAWIEASLSPPEHGPGVLFRLRGPGGLSMCGDSGDNAVEPSGPDGPSSSPTNGRAALDGPSLGIVALDHVCQAFPDRDELARWYRDLAGFVQVWRTPEDAYPDMADLVLNIPGSSICWEVITGRGEDSFVDRFLERSGPGAHHVTFEVADWDAALAACERHGVPTFDDEEGVTDGAAWKHTFIHPKHTGGVLVQLFWEERPGVWVRSDKIPPTWT; translated from the coding sequence GTGCAGATCTACCGCATCGATCATGTCTCGCAGGCGGCGGCCGACCTGGACGCGCAGGTCGGGCTGCTGGAGGGGCTGTTCGGGTTCCGACGCGTCCGGGCCTGGGACAACCCCGCCGAGGGCGTGCGCGGCGCCCGGCTGGAGATCCCCGGCGGCCCGGGGCAGGCGTGGGAGGTGGTCGCGCCCGCGGGCGACCGCTCCGCGCTGCGGGCCTGGCTGGACGAGCGCGGCGGCCGTCCCGGGCTGCACCACGTCGGCGCCGAGGTGCCGGACCTGGCCGCGGCCCGCGCCGAGCTGGAGTCGCGCGGCATCAAACCGGCGGAGGGGCCGGACGGCGCCTGGATCGAGGCGTCGCTGAGCCCGCCCGAGCACGGCCCCGGCGTCCTGTTCCGGCTGCGCGGCCCCGGCGGCCTGTCCATGTGCGGCGACTCCGGCGACAACGCCGTGGAGCCGTCCGGGCCGGACGGACCGTCCTCCAGCCCGACCAACGGGCGAGCCGCGCTCGACGGCCCGTCGCTCGGGATCGTGGCGCTCGACCACGTCTGCCAGGCGTTCCCCGACCGGGACGAGCTGGCCCGCTGGTACCGCGACCTCGCCGGGTTCGTGCAGGTGTGGCGGACGCCGGAGGACGCGTATCCCGACATGGCCGACCTGGTGCTGAACATCCCCGGCTCGTCGATCTGCTGGGAGGTGATCACCGGGCGTGGGGAGGACTCGTTCGTCGACCGGTTCCTGGAGCGCAGCGGCCCCGGGGCCCACCACGTCACCTTCGAGGTCGCCGACTGGGACGCGGCGCTGGCGGCGTGCGAGCGGCACGGCGTCCCGACGTTCGACGACGAGGAGGGCGTCACCGACGGCGCGGCCTGGAAGCACACCTTCATCCACCCGAAGCACACCGGCGGCGTGCTCGTCCAGCTGTTCTGGGAGGAACGGCCGGGCGTGTGGGTCCGCTCCGACAAGATCCCGCCGACATGGACCTGA
- a CDS encoding acyl-CoA dehydrogenase family protein — MDLSRTEDQELIAETARELLEARAPTAGARAMAGDPAGHSPALWKEMVELGWTGLPFPEEHGGVGGDFLDVCLLFEQLGYAQVPSPLLASVACCGMPVARFGTARQKERWLGAIAEGRIVTAAPLPWDRPGEGPVAARDGDGFVVSGTASFVPFAASAEHILVAALLDGEPRAFWVDASSVTLEPLGTVGWDRPCHVGLPDVRVPAEAALGVDEQGTDGRGADERGVDAAEAISLFGAAATCAEMVGAAQRVLDMTVGYAREREQFGRPIGSFQAVQHHCADMSIDVLGSRFIAYEAIWLLSAGRDAAQEVSMAKAWVSEAYERVCALGHQVHGAIGFTEEHDLHLFSRHAMAASLAFGDGDLHFEVLADRLGLP; from the coding sequence ATGGACCTGAGCCGTACCGAGGACCAGGAGCTGATCGCCGAGACCGCGCGCGAGCTGCTGGAGGCGCGGGCGCCGACCGCCGGGGCGCGGGCGATGGCGGGCGACCCGGCGGGCCACTCGCCCGCGCTGTGGAAGGAGATGGTCGAGCTCGGCTGGACGGGCCTCCCGTTCCCCGAGGAGCACGGCGGGGTCGGCGGCGACTTCCTGGACGTGTGCCTGCTGTTCGAGCAGCTCGGCTACGCGCAGGTCCCGAGCCCGCTGCTCGCGTCGGTGGCGTGCTGCGGCATGCCGGTCGCCCGGTTCGGGACGGCGCGGCAGAAGGAGCGGTGGCTGGGCGCCATCGCGGAGGGCCGCATCGTGACCGCCGCGCCCCTGCCCTGGGACCGTCCGGGGGAGGGGCCGGTGGCGGCGCGTGACGGGGACGGGTTCGTCGTGTCCGGCACCGCGTCGTTCGTGCCGTTCGCCGCTTCGGCGGAGCACATCCTGGTGGCGGCGCTGCTGGACGGCGAGCCCCGCGCGTTCTGGGTGGACGCCTCGTCGGTGACGCTCGAGCCGCTGGGCACGGTCGGCTGGGACCGGCCCTGCCACGTCGGCCTGCCGGACGTCCGCGTCCCGGCGGAGGCCGCCCTGGGCGTGGACGAGCAGGGCACGGACGGGCGGGGTGCGGACGAGCGGGGCGTGGACGCCGCCGAGGCCATTTCCCTGTTCGGCGCGGCGGCCACCTGCGCGGAGATGGTGGGGGCGGCGCAGCGCGTCCTGGACATGACGGTGGGATACGCGAGGGAACGGGAGCAGTTCGGCCGTCCCATCGGGTCCTTCCAGGCGGTGCAGCACCACTGCGCCGACATGTCCATCGACGTGCTCGGCTCCCGGTTCATCGCCTACGAGGCGATCTGGCTGCTGTCGGCCGGCCGGGACGCGGCGCAGGAGGTGTCGATGGCGAAGGCGTGGGTGAGCGAGGCGTACGAACGGGTGTGCGCGCTCGGCCACCAGGTGCACGGCGCGATCGGCTTCACCGAGGAGCACGACCTTCACCTGTTCTCCCGCCACGCCATGGCGGCGTCCCTGGCGTTCGGCGACGGGGACCTCCACTTCGAGGTTCTGGCCGACCGGCTGGGCCTTCCCTGA
- a CDS encoding group I truncated hemoglobin, whose amino-acid sequence MSIYESIGGEEALTAVVDAFYERVLADEMLNPFFVGINVHKLKGRQVEFFGQALGGPMAYQGRSMRDVHLGLGIEQRHFDRVADHLVESLAEAGVPKETIGEIAAIVVPLADDVVAGRSSAKAAAAE is encoded by the coding sequence ATGAGCATCTACGAGTCGATCGGCGGGGAAGAGGCATTGACGGCGGTGGTGGACGCCTTCTACGAACGGGTCCTCGCCGACGAGATGCTGAACCCCTTCTTCGTCGGCATCAACGTCCACAAGCTGAAAGGCCGCCAGGTCGAGTTCTTCGGGCAGGCGCTCGGCGGGCCCATGGCCTACCAGGGCCGCTCGATGAGGGACGTCCACCTCGGGCTCGGCATCGAGCAGCGGCACTTCGACCGGGTCGCCGACCACCTGGTGGAGTCGCTCGCCGAGGCGGGCGTCCCCAAGGAGACGATCGGCGAGATCGCCGCGATCGTCGTGCCGCTCGCCGACGACGTCGTGGCCGGCAGGAGCTCCGCGAAGGCCGCCGCGGCGGAGTGA